Proteins encoded by one window of Deltaproteobacteria bacterium HGW-Deltaproteobacteria-4:
- a CDS encoding DUF58 domain-containing protein: MRYLRRFSPLFRRPETEATPIPLANRGLVRRLEINSRRRLAANLAGAYRSQFRGQGMEFSELRPYQPGDDVRTIDWNVTARTGVPHVRQYREERSRSLTLLVDLSASFAGAKRDLLFETTGLLAFAAANSGDRVSLVAFTDRIEHLILPETGVRHARRILAELIAHRPRGRCTDLAPPIEAALQLNRRPGIIILISDLHAPLPLKRLSEAHSRHDLVILIPRDPQEILPQTRGLWRVSDRETLTEKIVDLSSESRRKTYAAQWEYGDIELTEQLHSLTIDHAFLNAGESVLPTLLRLFRRRSGRRR, encoded by the coding sequence ATGAGGTACTTGCGCAGATTTTCTCCGCTGTTCCGACGCCCTGAGACCGAGGCGACGCCGATCCCGCTGGCCAACCGCGGGCTGGTGCGACGACTGGAGATCAATTCGCGCCGGCGTCTCGCCGCCAACCTTGCCGGGGCCTACCGCAGTCAGTTTCGTGGCCAGGGGATGGAGTTTTCCGAGCTGCGCCCCTATCAGCCCGGGGACGATGTTCGCACCATCGACTGGAATGTCACCGCCCGCACCGGAGTGCCGCATGTCCGCCAGTACCGGGAGGAGCGCAGCCGCTCTCTGACCCTGCTCGTTGATCTCTCGGCTTCCTTTGCCGGTGCCAAGCGCGATCTCCTTTTCGAAACGACCGGCCTCCTTGCGTTTGCCGCCGCCAACAGCGGCGATCGCGTCTCCCTGGTCGCCTTTACCGACCGTATCGAGCACCTCATCCTCCCCGAGACCGGCGTCCGGCACGCCCGGCGGATCCTTGCAGAACTGATTGCGCATCGACCGAGGGGCCGTTGCACCGATCTCGCCCCCCCGATCGAAGCAGCCCTGCAGCTCAACCGGCGACCGGGCATTATAATTCTCATCTCGGATCTGCACGCACCCCTGCCGCTGAAACGATTGAGCGAAGCCCACAGCCGCCACGATCTTGTCATTCTTATCCCCCGTGATCCGCAGGAGATTCTTCCACAAACCAGAGGTTTGTGGCGGGTTTCCGACCGCGAAACACTGACAGAGAAGATTGTTGATCTCTCCAGCGAAAGCAGGCGCAAAACTTATGCGGCGCAATGGGAATACGGCGATATCGAACTGACCGAACAGTTACACAGCTTGACCATCGATCACGCTTTTCTGAATGCCGGGGAGTCGGTCCTGCCGACCTTATTGCGCCTCTTCCGGCGCCGCAGCGGGAGACGTCGGTGA
- a CDS encoding ATPase has product MSSSNFTLAQLEADIAKKSAFVEPLLTEIGKSIVGQRKLLEALLIGLLCRGHVLIEGVPGLAKTRTVNALARALDLSFKRIQFTPDLLPSDLIGTPVYHPGRGEFDIRKGPIFAHVVLADEINRAPAKVQSALLEAMEEGQVTLGEVSELLPQPFIVLATQNPLEHEGTYPLPEAQVDRFMFKVIVTYPLRHQEAEVIDRISSESSVEIRPVVSAATLAAASEAVRTLHLDDKVRDYILDIIEATREPSICGKGELQSLIEHGVSPRGSIALARAARAHAFLRHRPYVIPDDVLAVAMMVLRHRLLLSYEADAKGISSDEVLAQIFSAVPTP; this is encoded by the coding sequence TTGTCATCATCGAATTTCACCCTCGCCCAACTTGAAGCTGACATTGCCAAAAAGAGCGCTTTTGTCGAACCGCTTTTGACCGAGATCGGCAAATCGATCGTTGGTCAGCGCAAGCTTCTCGAAGCTTTGTTGATTGGCCTCCTTTGCCGCGGTCACGTCCTCATCGAAGGAGTGCCGGGCCTGGCCAAGACCCGCACCGTTAATGCCCTGGCCCGCGCACTCGATCTCTCCTTTAAACGCATCCAGTTCACCCCCGATCTCCTCCCCTCCGACCTCATCGGCACCCCGGTCTATCACCCCGGCCGTGGCGAGTTCGATATCCGCAAAGGACCGATCTTTGCCCATGTCGTTTTGGCCGATGAGATCAACCGCGCCCCGGCCAAGGTGCAATCAGCCCTCCTCGAAGCGATGGAAGAGGGGCAGGTCACCCTTGGCGAAGTCTCGGAACTTCTGCCACAGCCCTTTATTGTCCTTGCCACCCAGAATCCTCTTGAACACGAAGGGACCTACCCCCTCCCCGAGGCACAGGTCGATCGCTTCATGTTCAAAGTGATCGTCACTTATCCGCTCCGCCATCAAGAGGCCGAGGTCATCGATCGCATCAGTAGCGAGAGTAGCGTGGAGATCCGTCCAGTGGTCAGCGCCGCCACCCTGGCAGCGGCGAGCGAAGCGGTGCGCACCTTACATCTTGACGACAAGGTGCGGGACTACATTCTCGACATTATCGAAGCAACGCGCGAACCGTCCATTTGCGGCAAGGGGGAGTTGCAATCCCTGATCGAGCACGGTGTTTCGCCGCGCGGCAGTATTGCCCTGGCCCGCGCCGCGCGGGCGCACGCCTTTTTGCGCCATCGTCCCTATGTCATCCCGGACGATGTGCTGGCGGTCGCCATGATGGTGCTGCGCCACCGTCTCCTCCTTTCCTACGAAGCCGACGCCAAAGGGATCAGCAGCGATGAGGTACTTGCGCAGATTTTCTCCGCTGTTCCGACGCCCTGA
- a CDS encoding sensor domain-containing diguanylate cyclase gives MNDITSKKILDSLFDGVYFVDCERRITYWNPAAERLSGYSKSDMIGHCCADNLLRHVDADGVELCINGCPLAASISDGKPRESSVFLHHKFGHRVAVSVRTSPVRDDQGIIIGAVEIFTDNSSALQLLRELETLKHEVYQDALTTIGNRRYGEVTLSTRIYEWQEHARPFGLLFLDVDHFKIFNDNYGHRQGDEVLIMVAKSISSSLRSMDVAARWGGEEFVVILPGATAVIVNAIAERVRMLIASSFISRGAENLRVTVSIGGTVCRSGESAESIVKRADELMYRSKLDGRNRVTMD, from the coding sequence ATGAATGATATCACCAGCAAAAAGATTCTCGACAGCCTCTTTGACGGGGTCTACTTTGTCGATTGTGAACGACGGATCACTTATTGGAATCCCGCCGCCGAACGCTTATCCGGCTATTCAAAATCAGACATGATCGGTCATTGCTGCGCCGACAATCTTTTGCGTCATGTCGATGCCGATGGTGTCGAACTCTGTATCAACGGTTGCCCCCTCGCCGCCTCCATAAGCGATGGCAAACCCCGTGAATCGAGCGTCTTTCTTCACCATAAATTCGGCCATCGGGTTGCTGTCTCGGTCAGGACTTCTCCGGTGCGTGATGATCAGGGGATTATCATTGGCGCCGTCGAGATCTTTACCGACAACTCATCGGCCTTGCAACTCCTCCGGGAACTTGAAACGCTTAAACATGAAGTTTATCAGGATGCCCTCACCACCATCGGTAACCGTCGCTATGGTGAAGTGACCCTCTCGACCCGTATTTACGAATGGCAGGAACATGCCCGCCCCTTCGGCCTTCTCTTTCTCGATGTCGATCACTTCAAGATTTTCAACGACAACTACGGGCACCGGCAGGGGGATGAGGTTCTGATCATGGTGGCAAAGTCCATCAGCAGTTCCCTGCGCAGCATGGATGTCGCGGCCCGTTGGGGCGGCGAAGAGTTTGTCGTCATCCTCCCCGGGGCCACAGCGGTGATTGTTAATGCCATTGCCGAGCGGGTCCGCATGCTGATTGCCAGCAGTTTTATCAGTCGTGGCGCTGAGAATCTCCGGGTGACGGTTTCAATCGGGGGGACTGTCTGCCGTAGCGGTGAGTCAGCAGAATCGATTGTCAAACGTGCCGATGAACTGATGTATCGCAGCAAGCTCGACGGTCGCAACCGGGTGACCATGGATTAA
- a CDS encoding tRNA (uridine(34)/cytosine(34)/5-carboxymethylaminomethyluridine(34)-2'-O)-methyltransferase TrmL yields MSHLPLQIVLVEPEIPPNTGNIARLCGATGTTLHLVKPLGFSIDDRQLKRAGLDYWDAVDLHLWDSFAELQTAFPNGRWWYTSKKAARTYIAADYQPGDLIVFGKETKGLPEELLTAQAERAIRIPIFSERVRSLNLSTSAGIVLYEALRQCGRLD; encoded by the coding sequence ATTTCTCACCTCCCCTTGCAGATTGTCCTGGTCGAGCCGGAGATCCCCCCCAATACCGGCAATATCGCCCGCCTTTGCGGTGCCACCGGCACGACCCTGCATCTGGTCAAACCCCTCGGCTTTTCCATTGACGACCGCCAGCTCAAGCGTGCCGGTCTCGATTACTGGGACGCCGTCGATCTCCATCTCTGGGATTCCTTCGCCGAACTCCAGACCGCTTTTCCCAACGGTCGCTGGTGGTACACCTCAAAGAAGGCGGCACGCACCTACATCGCTGCCGACTATCAGCCCGGCGATCTGATCGTCTTCGGTAAAGAGACAAAGGGACTGCCGGAAGAGCTCCTCACCGCCCAGGCAGAACGGGCGATCCGCATTCCGATCTTCTCCGAGCGGGTTCGTTCTCTCAACCTCTCCACCAGCGCCGGGATCGTCCTCTACGAAGCACTGCGTCAGTGCGGCCGCCTAGACTGA
- a CDS encoding two-component system response regulator (DNA-binding response regulator in two-component regulatory system with ZraS; response regulator/sigma54 interaction protein), with translation MPINRILVADDEESIRWVLSKSLGKKGFTVDLASNGSEALELSRRYQHDLAVLDIKMPGINGLDLLTTLQNERPGMPVVIMTAESSMKNAIEAMKRGAYDYLPKPFDLDLLEAIVLRAQKAIITTDEVVRLKGELRERQRSERPLIGNGKAMQELFKLIGRIAPSDATILITGESGTGKELVARAIHANSNRLDNPFIALNCAAIPRELLESELFGHEKGSFTGAHERKAGKFEQANGGTIFLDEIGDMALDLQAKLLRVLQEKEVTRTGGSSTIRIDVRIIAATNMNLEEKVAAKEFREDLFYRLNVVPIHLPPLRERKEDIPLLVDFFLGRARSEFGVTTSSCDESALKLLKRHDWPGNVRELENTIQRASILSPDPILTASDFPQLSKGSSTASNRGDSLETLIANKLRISLGQMEVNELNNLYDMVLHQMERPLLTLILETTRWNQVRAAEILGINRNTLRKKIQTLGIVAKKGD, from the coding sequence ATGCCAATCAATCGTATCCTCGTCGCTGACGATGAAGAGAGTATCCGCTGGGTCCTTTCCAAATCCCTCGGCAAAAAAGGTTTTACCGTCGATCTCGCCAGCAACGGATCAGAAGCTCTCGAGCTTTCGCGCCGCTACCAGCATGATCTCGCCGTTCTCGACATCAAGATGCCGGGGATCAACGGACTCGATCTCCTCACGACCCTGCAGAATGAACGCCCCGGCATGCCGGTGGTGATCATGACCGCTGAATCGTCGATGAAGAATGCTATCGAAGCGATGAAGCGCGGCGCCTACGACTATCTCCCCAAACCCTTTGACCTTGATCTTCTTGAAGCGATCGTGTTGCGGGCACAAAAGGCGATCATTACTACTGATGAAGTGGTTCGATTAAAAGGGGAATTACGCGAGCGGCAGCGTAGTGAGCGACCGCTGATCGGCAACGGCAAGGCGATGCAGGAACTCTTCAAGCTCATCGGCCGCATTGCCCCCTCCGATGCCACCATCCTCATCACCGGTGAATCCGGCACCGGCAAGGAGCTCGTCGCCCGCGCCATCCATGCCAACAGCAACCGCCTCGACAACCCCTTTATCGCCCTGAATTGTGCGGCGATCCCCCGCGAACTCCTCGAAAGTGAACTCTTCGGCCATGAAAAGGGCTCCTTTACCGGCGCCCATGAACGCAAGGCCGGCAAGTTCGAGCAGGCCAATGGCGGAACGATCTTCCTCGACGAAATTGGCGACATGGCCCTCGATCTTCAGGCCAAGCTGTTGCGCGTCCTGCAGGAGAAGGAGGTTACCCGCACCGGTGGTTCGTCGACCATCCGCATTGATGTCCGCATCATTGCTGCCACTAATATGAATCTTGAAGAGAAGGTCGCGGCCAAAGAGTTCCGTGAAGATCTCTTCTACCGTCTTAATGTCGTGCCGATTCATCTGCCGCCGCTGCGTGAGCGTAAAGAGGATATCCCCCTGCTCGTTGACTTCTTCCTCGGCCGGGCGCGCAGTGAATTCGGCGTAACGACCAGCAGTTGCGATGAATCGGCCCTGAAACTTCTTAAACGCCATGACTGGCCGGGGAATGTGCGGGAGTTGGAAAACACCATCCAGCGCGCCTCGATCCTCTCCCCGGATCCGATCCTCACCGCTTCAGACTTTCCGCAGTTGAGCAAGGGTTCGTCGACCGCAAGTAATCGTGGCGATTCCCTCGAAACTCTCATCGCCAACAAGCTGCGCATCTCCCTCGGGCAGATGGAAGTCAACGAACTCAACAATCTCTATGACATGGTCCTGCACCAGATGGAGCGTCCCCTGTTGACCCTGATCCTCGAAACGACGCGCTGGAACCAGGTGCGCGCTGCCGAGATTCTCGGCATCAATCGCAATACCTTGCGCAAAAAGATTCAGACCCTGGGCATTGTCGCGAAAAAGGGGGACTAG
- a CDS encoding PAS domain-containing sensor histidine kinase, whose product MSSHHPRQRDPELYIQVMENIDRAVFAVDRQSRITLFNAAAENLTAISERQALGRTLSELFAGHEGLLTLVRAALEEGRSFSDYENILLRRPIGLPLPVSASALPLFSHAGELNGAIVILRDLSRIRELEDAVRRSDQLAVAGVMAAGLAHEIKNPLGGIRGAAQLLDRELEERDDLREYTQVMIREVSRISDLLAELMDLAAPRPLQMVPVHLNAILNDIVLLQREEHRSRGVEFILDVDPSLPLLLADEALISRLFLNLIKNGAEAIDKVGRVTTICRVDTNMHMLRPGSRSTPMVQIEIRDTGRGMSAEELEHIFTPFHTTKERGTGLGLAVCQKIVDEHRGLIRIESVPGSGTSIIISLPLLR is encoded by the coding sequence TTTATATCCAGGTCATGGAGAATATCGACCGGGCGGTCTTTGCCGTCGATCGGCAATCGCGCATCACTCTCTTTAACGCCGCAGCTGAAAATCTCACCGCCATCTCGGAACGCCAGGCACTCGGGAGAACCCTCTCCGAACTCTTTGCCGGTCATGAAGGGCTGTTGACCCTGGTCCGCGCCGCCCTCGAAGAAGGACGCTCTTTCTCCGATTACGAAAACATTCTGCTGCGCCGTCCCATCGGCCTGCCTTTGCCGGTGAGTGCCTCAGCCCTCCCCCTCTTCAGTCATGCCGGTGAACTGAACGGCGCCATCGTCATCCTCCGCGACCTGTCCCGTATTCGCGAATTGGAAGACGCGGTCCGGCGCAGTGATCAACTTGCCGTAGCCGGGGTCATGGCTGCTGGCCTGGCCCACGAGATCAAGAATCCGCTCGGCGGGATTCGCGGCGCAGCGCAACTGCTTGATCGCGAACTCGAAGAACGTGACGATCTGCGTGAATATACCCAGGTAATGATTCGCGAAGTCAGCCGCATCAGCGATCTCCTCGCCGAACTCATGGATCTTGCTGCACCTCGCCCCTTGCAGATGGTGCCGGTGCATTTGAACGCTATTCTCAATGATATTGTTTTGTTGCAGCGCGAAGAGCATCGCAGTCGCGGCGTTGAGTTCATCCTTGATGTCGATCCGAGCCTGCCGCTGCTCCTTGCCGATGAAGCGTTGATCTCCAGACTCTTTCTCAACCTGATCAAAAATGGCGCCGAAGCCATCGACAAGGTTGGACGGGTGACGACGATCTGCCGCGTCGACACCAACATGCACATGCTCCGTCCCGGCAGTCGCTCGACGCCGATGGTGCAGATTGAAATCCGCGACACCGGCCGGGGGATGAGCGCTGAAGAGCTCGAACACATCTTCACCCCTTTTCATACGACCAAAGAGCGGGGGACCGGGCTCGGCCTGGCAGTCTGCCAGAAGATCGTCGATGAACATCGCGGCCTGATCCGCATCGAGAGCGTCCCCGGCAGCGGCACCTCGATTATTATTTCGCTGCCGTTACTGCGTTGA